In Desulfovibrio legallii, one DNA window encodes the following:
- the trxB gene encoding thioredoxin-disulfide reductase, with protein MKAYDAVVIGGGPAGITSAMYLARSGCSVLMPEQLAPGGQILQTEAMDNYPGFPQGIKGYELADLFAAHLEGLAIDRPAAAVESVSGAAGQFVVRIGGEEYTARTVIVCSGAHHRQLGLEGEDRLRGRGVSYCALCDGNFFRNQTVAVVGGGNAALEESLYLAKLVGRLYLIHRRDAFRGRQVYQDKLAEQSDKITVLRSTVVTALHGEKELTGLTVKNLKTGEESLLPVNGLFVYVGFAPSTGFLPADLAKDEQGFIITDTEMRTNIPGIFAAGDIRSKLCRQVITAAGDGATAAQAAFVFMEQLHA; from the coding sequence ATGAAGGCATACGATGCCGTCGTCATAGGCGGTGGCCCCGCCGGCATTACGTCTGCCATGTATCTGGCGCGGTCCGGCTGCTCCGTGCTTATGCCGGAGCAGCTGGCCCCCGGCGGGCAGATCCTCCAGACGGAAGCCATGGACAATTATCCGGGCTTTCCCCAAGGCATTAAAGGCTATGAGCTGGCGGATCTTTTTGCCGCGCACCTCGAAGGCCTGGCCATAGACCGTCCTGCCGCCGCAGTGGAATCCGTCAGCGGCGCGGCGGGGCAGTTTGTCGTCCGCATCGGCGGCGAGGAATATACGGCCAGGACCGTCATTGTCTGCTCCGGCGCGCACCATCGGCAGTTGGGGCTGGAAGGCGAAGACCGTTTGCGCGGGCGGGGGGTTTCCTACTGCGCGCTGTGCGACGGCAACTTCTTTCGCAACCAGACTGTGGCCGTGGTAGGCGGCGGCAACGCCGCGCTGGAGGAATCCCTGTACCTGGCCAAGCTGGTGGGCAGGCTCTACCTTATCCATCGACGCGACGCCTTCCGCGGGCGTCAGGTCTACCAGGACAAGCTGGCCGAGCAGAGTGACAAAATCACGGTGCTGCGCAGCACCGTTGTGACCGCCCTGCACGGCGAAAAAGAGCTCACGGGGCTTACGGTCAAAAATCTCAAAACCGGTGAGGAAAGCCTCCTGCCCGTAAATGGTCTGTTCGTGTATGTGGGCTTTGCGCCTTCCACGGGCTTTCTCCCGGCAGATCTGGCCAAGGATGAGCAGGGCTTCATCATTACCGATACGGAAATGCGCACCAACATTCCGGGGATTTTCGCGGCGGGCGACATTCGTTCCAAACTCTGCCGTCAGGTGATCACCGCCGCCGGTGACGGTGCAACGGCCGCGCAGGCGGCGTTTGTTTTCATGGAACAACTCCATGCCTAA
- the trxA gene encoding thioredoxin → MAEQVTDATFESVVLKSDLPVLLDFWAPWCGPCRAVGPIIDELAAEYAGKVRIVKMNVDENPATPTKFGIRAIPTLVLFKNGETLEQITGAVTKAAMKDLLDTKALA, encoded by the coding sequence TCACTGACGCCACCTTTGAAAGCGTTGTTCTCAAATCCGACCTGCCCGTGCTGTTGGATTTTTGGGCTCCTTGGTGCGGCCCCTGCCGCGCGGTAGGCCCCATTATTGATGAACTTGCTGCGGAATATGCCGGCAAAGTGCGCATTGTGAAGATGAACGTGGATGAAAATCCCGCCACGCCCACCAAGTTCGGCATTCGGGCTATCCCGACGCTGGTGCTTTTCAAGAACGGCGAAACGTTGGAGCAGATCACCGGGGCCGTCACCAAGGCCGCCATGAAGGATCTGCTGGACACAAAGGCTCTGGCATGA